From Spartobacteria bacterium, a single genomic window includes:
- a CDS encoding endonuclease has translation MRFMLYNIRYGTGDKTCRMPWSRMFRRTHRNMEALTGFMRGLNPDVIGLVEVDSGSYRFGRQCQAAYLASELGRYHVWRSKYAEGGWQQSLPVMNKQGNAFITRDTARAEKFHYFDQGVKKLVIELEIDGLTLFLVHLALTFRTRQTQLADLYSLIKETEGPYIVAGDFNALWGDQEIRLFLAAAGLNNADVAGMPSFPSWMPKRQLDFVLYSEGIRADRFWIPQVTYSDHLPLLFDFTLL, from the coding sequence GTGCGTTTTATGTTATACAATATTCGTTATGGAACAGGGGATAAGACATGTCGTATGCCGTGGAGCCGGATGTTTCGCCGTACGCATAGGAATATGGAGGCGCTGACGGGCTTCATGCGCGGGTTGAATCCGGATGTCATCGGGTTGGTCGAGGTGGATTCAGGTTCCTATCGTTTTGGCCGGCAGTGTCAGGCGGCCTATCTGGCGTCTGAGCTGGGGCGGTATCATGTCTGGCGGTCCAAATATGCGGAGGGTGGCTGGCAGCAGTCGCTTCCTGTAATGAATAAACAGGGGAATGCGTTCATAACGCGCGATACAGCACGAGCAGAAAAGTTTCACTATTTTGATCAGGGCGTAAAGAAACTGGTTATCGAGCTGGAGATCGACGGATTGACATTGTTTCTCGTGCATTTGGCACTGACATTCCGGACGCGGCAGACGCAGCTGGCCGATTTATATTCTCTGATAAAGGAGACGGAGGGCCCCTATATTGTAGCTGGCGATTTTAACGCGCTATGGGGTGACCAGGAAATTCGTTTATTCCTCGCGGCGGCGGGATTAAACAATGCGGATGTGGCGGGGATGCCGTCCTTTCCCAGCTGGATGCCCAAGCGGCAGCTGGATTTTGTGCTGTACAGCGAGGGGATTCGGGCGGATCGGTTCTGGATTCCTCAGGTGACCTATTCGGATCATCTGCCGTTGCTTTTCGATTTTACACTTCTGTAG